The proteins below come from a single Mesobacillus jeotgali genomic window:
- a CDS encoding YhcU family protein encodes MKIVFASTPGQEEKVLELARYFYTDIFPLYFTDEDIHEFERLEVLHTRPEQFERFSTLGDAFQVITSMQTLISILESGHIPEKYQSMFRKNVQTLTDYGICFPFNYSQFCDSKHVHLDYISTYTKAANKLLL; translated from the coding sequence TTGAAAATTGTATTTGCGTCTACACCCGGACAAGAAGAAAAAGTGCTAGAACTGGCAAGATATTTTTACACTGATATTTTTCCATTGTACTTTACGGATGAAGACATTCATGAATTCGAAAGGCTTGAAGTACTACATACGAGACCCGAACAGTTCGAGAGATTCAGTACACTTGGCGATGCATTCCAGGTGATCACAAGCATGCAGACATTGATCTCTATTTTGGAGTCTGGCCACATTCCTGAAAAATATCAGTCGATGTTCCGTAAAAATGTCCAGACATTGACAGACTACGGAATCTGTTTCCCGTTTAATTACAGTCAATTTTGTGATTCCAAGCATGTTCATCTAGATTATATCAGTACTTATACGAAAGCCGCCAACAAACTTTTGCTGTAA
- a CDS encoding disulfide oxidoreductase: MKETKKDSRESYLFAAWAASIVAMFGSLYFSEIRQYEPCLLCWYQRILMYPFALILGIAVVKKDYKITFYTMIMSAVGGLISLYHYSLQKVPFMADNAVTCGRVPCTGQYINWLGFITIPFLALTAFIIIFSLSLLVWKKSKEEA; the protein is encoded by the coding sequence TTGAAAGAGACGAAAAAAGATTCAAGGGAGTCGTATTTATTTGCGGCCTGGGCTGCGTCGATCGTTGCCATGTTCGGCAGTCTGTATTTCTCAGAAATCCGGCAGTATGAGCCTTGTCTCCTGTGCTGGTATCAGCGAATCCTGATGTATCCTTTTGCGTTGATACTCGGGATTGCAGTCGTTAAAAAAGATTATAAGATTACCTTTTATACGATGATTATGTCAGCTGTCGGCGGATTGATATCGCTGTACCACTATTCATTGCAAAAGGTGCCATTCATGGCTGACAATGCTGTTACTTGCGGAAGGGTTCCTTGTACAGGCCAATATATCAACTGGCTTGGTTTTATAACCATCCCATTCCTGGCACTAACTGCATTCATCATTATTTTCTCATTAAGCCTGCTGGTCTGGAAGAAATCGAAGGAGGAAGCGTAA
- a CDS encoding thioredoxin family protein — MKKVIVFLLIIIALFAALFFLNKAQNEEKAEGNPYGKDTLHPETVKQLNDPNYQNIILPEELEKKIENGEDVTVYFHSPTCPHCVRTTPVVAPLAEDMKVDLVQYNLLEFEQGWNDYGIESTPTIVQYKNGKEVNRIVGYQEEATFEAWFNENTLK, encoded by the coding sequence TTGAAGAAGGTCATTGTTTTTCTATTAATTATCATTGCATTATTCGCAGCATTATTTTTCCTGAATAAGGCGCAAAATGAGGAAAAAGCTGAAGGAAATCCTTACGGGAAGGACACACTGCATCCAGAAACCGTCAAACAACTGAATGATCCCAACTATCAAAATATCATCCTGCCTGAAGAACTGGAGAAAAAAATTGAAAACGGCGAGGATGTCACCGTCTATTTCCACAGTCCGACATGCCCTCACTGCGTTCGCACCACTCCGGTTGTTGCACCTCTGGCAGAGGATATGAAAGTTGACCTGGTTCAATACAACCTCTTGGAGTTTGAACAAGGCTGGAATGATTACGGCATCGAATCCACGCCAACAATCGTCCAATACAAGAATGGAAAAGAAGTTAACCGAATCGTTGGCTATCAGGAAGAAGCGACTTTCGAAGCTTGGTTCAATGAAAACACTTTAAAATAA
- a CDS encoding GlsB/YeaQ/YmgE family stress response membrane protein → MSFLWALIIGGIIGWLAGLILGRDIPGGIIGNIIAGFVGAWIGQAILGNWGPVVADFAIVPALIGAIALVFIVSLVMKSMRKAD, encoded by the coding sequence ATGAGTTTTCTTTGGGCATTAATTATTGGTGGTATTATTGGGTGGTTAGCAGGATTAATCTTGGGAAGAGATATTCCTGGCGGCATCATTGGTAACATCATCGCTGGTTTCGTAGGTGCTTGGATTGGACAAGCAATCTTAGGAAACTGGGGACCTGTAGTTGCTGACTTTGCGATTGTCCCGGCATTGATCGGTGCGATTGCATTGGTATTCATCGTCAGCCTTGTCATGAAAAGCATGCGTAAAGCTGACTAA
- a CDS encoding RluA family pseudouridine synthase, with protein sequence MIHTTKKGEWCELVIPAEWEKHTLETLFKDFWKAPKKLVHLLRMEKNVLINGHVPDWTTPLKKNDRLSLKLFTEEEQTVHPEYLDVDVLYEDDHLIIFNKPSGMDTHPNVSGQGGTLANAAAFHTESNGEVTRPRHIHRLDRETTGAVLFAKNPLITAILDKMLEERAIKRTYLALADGIISQKKGTINKPIGRDRHHPTRRRVSETGQQAITHFKVLDKIKHKNLTLVQCSLDTGRTHQIRVHFSSIGHPLAGDTLYSGSDTFHRQALHAVKMEFTHPFTQERIICHAPFIDQPPIFFNIDPNEI encoded by the coding sequence ATGATACATACAACTAAAAAAGGCGAATGGTGTGAACTTGTCATTCCCGCTGAATGGGAAAAGCACACTCTTGAAACACTTTTCAAGGATTTTTGGAAAGCTCCAAAAAAATTGGTCCATCTTTTAAGGATGGAAAAAAACGTCCTGATTAACGGACATGTTCCCGATTGGACAACTCCCCTTAAAAAAAATGACCGCTTAAGCTTGAAACTTTTTACTGAAGAAGAGCAGACTGTCCATCCTGAATACTTGGATGTTGATGTCCTGTATGAGGACGACCACCTGATTATATTCAATAAACCGTCAGGAATGGATACCCATCCAAACGTGAGCGGCCAAGGCGGTACTTTGGCGAATGCAGCTGCTTTCCATACGGAGTCAAATGGAGAAGTTACCCGGCCGCGTCATATCCACAGACTTGACCGCGAGACAACAGGTGCCGTGCTTTTCGCTAAAAACCCGCTCATAACAGCCATTCTAGATAAAATGCTGGAGGAGCGCGCAATTAAAAGAACCTATTTGGCTTTGGCTGACGGCATCATCAGTCAGAAAAAAGGAACAATTAATAAACCAATCGGCCGGGACCGGCATCACCCAACAAGAAGAAGAGTATCTGAGACAGGGCAGCAGGCCATCACTCACTTCAAAGTATTAGATAAAATAAAACATAAAAATCTTACTCTGGTTCAATGCTCACTTGATACCGGCAGGACCCATCAGATCCGGGTGCATTTCAGCTCAATTGGGCACCCGCTTGCCGGGGACACCCTGTACAGCGGAAGCGATACATTTCACAGGCAAGCGCTGCATGCAGTAAAAATGGAATTCACCCACCCGTTCACACAAGAAAGAATAATATGTCACGCACCTTTTATCGACCAACCGCCGATATTTTTTAACATTGATCCTAATGAGATTTAA